The Heteronotia binoei isolate CCM8104 ecotype False Entrance Well chromosome 6, APGP_CSIRO_Hbin_v1, whole genome shotgun sequence genomic sequence ggtttttcaacagaggctagatggccatctgacagcaatgaagattctgtgaatttagggggaggtgtttgtgagtttcctgcgttgtgcagggggttggactagatgaccctggaggccccttccaacactAGTATTCTATGattctcaatcacacaacagatctactgagccaagcctcttttccttctattggctgacgctcctcctggccccctggggaaggaaggaaagagccagagcttcctttgcccagttctctggtttccccgggagaaatacaaagaaagcaccttttaagaccgtaaagtgctaatgttttaagcatgttttatttcaagggtttttttaaaaaaaacccaaaaccctttAATCGTGTTTCATTGGCTTAAACCAGACGGCCAGTTCAGGGTGGCTTGAAGCCCCCTGGAGTTTCCAGACAGTGCACAGAAAAGATACGGGCCGTGGGCGCCCAGGGAGCGTCTGGAAGGCTCTTGCATCCTGCCCGCGTCCCCCTGGGCGCTCTCCGAGCACCTCCCGGCTTTCCAGATGGCCGGGAAGGCGCCTCAGAGGTGCCGTGGCAAAAAGGTtcgaaagtggtgccttttcgagcCGGCTCCCGGCCAGCCTGGGACAGGACCGGGACGaggacggcaggcagatgtgcgcatgGGGACGCGCTTTTTGGGTCCGCCTGCCTCCCGTCCCCCGGGCGGCTTCAAACGCCGGTCCGTTCTCATcctctgtgtccttcataaagtttgtatctctgccacctaatcttaaatagggacacgcatggcccagctcagcatggcccggcccgacaaggtctcgtttatggcagatccggccctcataacaaatgaatttgacacccctggtcaaaAGGGTCACCATAGGCCAGAAGCCACTCAAAAGCtcctgttagccacagtgtgtgtatatatatatatatatataatttttgggccactgtgtgacacagagtgttggactggaggggccactgccctgatccaacatggcttctcttatgttcttatgtgacatagagtgtcggactggaggggccactggcctgatccaacatggcttctcttatgttcttacgtgacacagagtgtgggactggatgggccaacggcctgatccaacatggcttctcttatgttcttatgtgatacagagagttggactggaggggccattggcctgatccaacagggcttctcttatgttcttatatgacacagagtgttggactagaggggccactggcctgatccaacatggcttctcttatgttcttacgtgacacagagttggactggatgggccattggcctgatccaacatggcttctcttaagttcttatgtgacacagagtgtgggactgtatgggccactggcctgatcgaacatggcttatgttcttatgtgacacagagtgttggactgtatgggccaatggcctgatccaacatggcttctcttatgtttttatgtgacacagagagttggactggatgggccattggcctgatccaacagagcttctcttatgttcttatgtgacacagagtgttggactggaggggccattggcctgatctaacatggcttctcttatgttcttatgtgacacagagagttggactggatgagccattggcctgatccagcatggtttctgttatgttcttatgttctaacgcAGAGCCGCTCTGACCCTTCCGCTCACCTGTTCACAATGCTGTTGAGCCGGCTCGCCTGGGGGATTGTCGAATCTTCCCCATGAACACTCATCTTGCTGGGAGATTGCACATCCATGTTCTCCGGCTCCATGGACTGTTGGCAAGTCAGGGAGGGCCCATACGAGCGCGGAGAAAGGCTCCCGGCCTCGTTGTGGTCGGGGCTCTCTTGCTTGGCGCTCTGGTTGAGGGAGTTGAGCACAATGAACTTGTACTTCTTCCAGTTGCAGGCCTTGGGGTCGGAGGGGCTCTTGGCCGACGGGGGCCCCGAGCTCTGGCTGATGCGGGCGttcttgctgctgctggactcgGTGGGCGAGTTGGGTTGGCAGTCCGACTTCTGAGGGCTCTGCGGGCTGGTGAGCACCTTGCGATTCATTGGGGCGTTCGTCGGCTCAAAGCGCTGGCTCATCTCTTCCTCCCCGGAcgacttctcctcctccttgctcACTTTGTCGCACGCAAAGTAGGGGGCATTGCGGGCTAGGGGAGCTGCCGGCTTGGGGCCCGGACTGTAGTGCGCGTCACCCTTGACTTCGTCGGCGGCGGCCTCTTTCGGGGAGTAGACGGCGGCGTGGCACGCGTTGGGGCAGGCGTCGGCGACGGGTCGGGTGTATTCGGGGGCGCCGGCCCGGGAGGTGTTGCAGGGCAGCGGCCGCTCCCGCGGGAACAAGTTGGCTCTCGAAACGTCCGACAAGGGCATTCTCGACTCTCTCAGTTCTTCGTCGGAGAAAAGGTAGCCGTTGACAGGCAGGGGGCTGTATCCAGTGTAGGAGAGGGGCGACCCGGACAGGCCGCTGTACAAGCTCGTGGGAAAGGCTCGCCCATCGCAAACGGGCCCGTTTCGAAGAGGCATGCCGTTCTCTGACATGTCCCTGGTCCGGTACGCCATCATCTCGGGATGACTCAGCATCCGACTCGCCAAGAACTCTTCCCGGggagttttcacagcagacatcaTCTCTGCCTCGCTGAACAcacagggagaaagagagagagagatgttgcaTTAATACATAGATAGTGAACCCTCACTGTGgctcacatgatctggacactatatttctgttgatatagcccaaaactgcattggcctttttagccgccgcatcataccgctgactcatgttcagcatatggttcgCTAAGACCCATAGATCttaaatcatcttggttgccctcctccagtttggtgtaagagagccagtttggtgtagtgcttaaatgtgtggaatcttatctgggagaactgggtttgattccccactcctccacttgcacctgctggaatggccttgggtcagccatcgctctggcagaggttgtccttgaaagggcagctgctgtgagagcccgctcagccccacccacctcacagggtgtcttttgtggggagagaagatagaggagattgtgagccgctctgagtctctgattcaaggagaagggcggggtataaatctgcccccacctcacagggtgtcttttgtggggggagaagacagaggagattgtgagccgctctgagtctctgattcaaggagaagggcggggtataaatctgcccccacctcacagggtgtctgttgtggggggagaagatagaggagattgtgagccgctctgagtctctgattcagggagaagggcggggtataaatctgcccccacctcaaagggtgtctgttgtggggggagaagatagaggagattgtgagccgctctgagcctctgattcagggagaagggcggggtataaatctgcccccacctcacagggtgtctgttgtggggggagaagatagaggagattgtgagccgctctgagtctctgattcagggagaagggcggggtataaatctgcccccacctcacagggtgtctgttgtggggggagaagatagaggagattgtgagccgctctgagtctctgattcagggagaagggcggggtataaatctgcccccacctcaaagggtgtctgttgtggggggagaagatagaggagattgtgagccgctctgagcctctgattcagggagaagggcggggtataaatctgcccccacctcacagggtgtctgttgtggggggagaagatagaggagattgtgagccgctctgagtctctgattcagggagaagggcggggtataaatctgccccctcctcacagggtgtctgttgtggggggagaagatagaggagattgtgagccgctctgagcctctgattcagagagaagggcggggtataaatctgcaattcttcttctctgtactttttccagctttgccacctccctttttgagatacagggaTCAGAACTGGACACAGTACTCCCAATGAATAATATTAGAAAGCGGAGGTTATCCCTTGCGCTCAGATCTCATCCACATCGCCCGGCTCACCTGGAGCTGAGAAGCCTGCGGCAGGTATCCACGACGTGTTCCATCTGCAGATAGAGGGCGGTGGTCATGACGGCCATGATGTTGCTCTCCCGCAAGTTGAGGCGGGAGGTGTACATGAACTCCAGGAGGATGCCAAAGCCTTCGGGGTTGACCTCGGGGTCCAAGTTGATGACGTTCAAATTGCACTTGAGCTGGTCCGTGAAGATGCTGTAGAACAGGCCgctgggaggaagaagaagaagaagatgatgatgatattggatttatatcccgccctccactccgtagagtctcagagcggctcacaacctcctttgccttcctcccccacaacagacgccctgtgaggtagatgaagatattggatttatatcccgccctccactccaaagagtctcagagcggctcacaatctcctttcccttcctcccccacaacagacaccctgtgaggtagatgaagatattggatttatatcccaccctccactccaaagagtctcagagcggctcacaatctcctttcccttcctcccccacaacagacaccctgtgaggtagatgaagatactggatttatatatcccgccctccactccgaagagtctcagaggggctcacaatctcctttcccttcctcccccacaacagacaccctgtgaggtagatgaagatattggatttatatcccgccctccactccgaagagtctcagagcagctcacaatctcctttcccttcctcccccacaacagacaccctgtgaggtagatgaagatattggatttatatcccgccctccactccaaagagtctcagagcggctcacaatctcctttcccttcctcccccacaacagacaccctgtgaggtagatgaagatattggatttatatcccgccctccactccgaagagtctcagagcggctcacaatctcctttcccttcctcccccacaacagacaccctgtgaggtgggtggggctggagagggctctcccagcagctgcccattcaaggacaacctctgccagagctatggctgacccaaggccatgctagcaggtgcaagtggaggagtggggaatcaaatccggttcttccagataagagtctgcacacttaaccactacaccaaactggctctccagaaaggggaaagaaaagaaacacaCTGGTTATTCCAAAGGCTTTCATCTTGGATGTCTATCGCAAAGGTCTTCAGAGCAGCTACGGTTTCAGAGCCACCCCTGGATGGTTCTCTTCCCTATTTCCCTGAAccaaattctagcaggagctccttcgcatattaggccacacacccctgatgcagccaatcctccaagagcttacatggctcttggtacagggcctactgtaagctccgggaggattggctacaacacggaggtgtggcctaatatgcaaaggcaggggtggaattctagcaggagctcctttgcgtattaggccacacacccctgatgtagccaatcctccaagagcttacaaggctcttttttgtaaactcttgggaagattggctacattcaggaggggtgtggccttatctgcaaagaagctcctgctggaATCCCACCCCGTCCCAAATCCATATCACATGAACATGTTCGAAGCATGTACACCCAAActcccttattttttttaaaaaaaggagcagGTATCCTACGCGTGGTAGTGGAGATTACTGCCAAGTTGTGAcggacttacagcaaccctgtagtCTTTTCAAGGCAAcatatgttcagaggtggttggccattgccttcctctgcgtagcaaccctggacttccttggtggtctcccatccaagtaccaaccatggctgacccttcttagcttctgagacctaacgagaccaggctagcctgggccatccaggtcaaggcaagagacaaacagaggtggctggccattgcctgcctctgcgtagcaaccttggacttccctggtggcctcccatccaagtatgaatGAGGAACTGTGGAAcgggtttcctcaggaggtgtgggctctccttccttggaggtttttaagcagcggctagatggccatctgacagcaatgaggatcctgtgaatttagggggaggcgttggtgagtttcctgcattgttgcaGGGGGTtggtgattaacacgtggcattcactgccacaagaggtggtggcagctgcaagcatagccagcttcaagaggggataggataagcatatggagcagaggtccatcagtggctattagccacagcttttcgttggaacgctctgtctggggcagggatgctctgtattcttggtgcttggagggggcacagtgggagggcttctagtgtcctggccccactggtggacctcctcatggcacctgttttttttttggccactgtgtgacccagaatgttggactggatgggccactgggctgatccaacatggcttctcttatgttcttatgtgacacagagtgttggactggaggggccattggcctgatccagcaggcttctcttatgttcttatgtgacacagagtgttggactggatgagcaattggcctgatccaacaggcttctcttatattcttatgtaacacagagtgttggacaggatgggccattggcctgatccaacatggctttttttatgttcttactagatgatcctggaggtcccttccaactctatgattctaggactcagggtacttagcttctgagacctgacaagattgggctagcctgggccatctaggtcagagcTACCCTCCTCCTACCAACTAAAAGAGACCCTCACCCCCACTCAGGACACCATCTTGCATTCTTCTTGGCCAAGATGGCGGCACCCCTCACCTGCAGGCCATCAGGACAGTCTTGTGGGCTCGGAACTGCTCCCGGTTGACGACGATCACCACGTCCGTCAGGATATCCCTGCTCCTCAGGCGATTGAGATTGAGAAGGACGTCGCTCGCGTGTCGGGTGAACTGGATGCAACTGTCGGCCGGAGACGCCATCTTGTGTCTGTCCTGAGGAGAAGCAGAAGGGAGGGAAAATGGAGAGTCGTGAATGGGCGGGATGGCACGGACAGCTGACAGTGTTCTTAGCTCAGAACGGCTCTGGGAATTGGACTGTGGAATGCCGAGGATTCTCCTGGTCCTTTCAAGCCACAATAAGGTTCTAGAAGAATAGCTGTCTTGGGAGAAGTCACCGCCATGAAAGGTGCCAATTGTCTGACTCAAGGCAGACCAAGAGCCACACAGTTGCTTCATAACAGCTTGTCATGATGCCCATGAATGGAGATGGGTGTATACTCCATCCACATGATTCAGCCTAGAattaccacccacccacccatctatCCATCCAGCTGTTGTGGAGGAGAACAACTTGAAGAACAGGTGTGGTATCAAAAGCTCTGTACCACAACCAATCCCTCAAAGGAATGTTCCATAGTCAAAGGCAATGCACTCTGGGAAACAGGTGGAACATTTCCCTTCATGCCCATGTTGGATGTTCCTGCAAAAGCCTGGCATTAAGAATACCAGAGGGCAAATCCTaccacaagaagtggtggcagctacaggcatagtcaacttcaagagaggactggagaaacgtctggagcagaggtccatcagtggctattagccataaggtatagatgaaactctctgtctggggcaacagtgggaggacttgtagtgtcctggccccacctcctgatggcaccacctcctgatggacctcctgtttttgttttttgccagtgtgtgacacaagagtgtagaactggatgggccactgatccaatatggcttctcttctgttcttatattcttaagtgatgttctgtattcttggtgcttgggggacaagagtgggaaggcttctagtgtcctggccccactggtggacctcctgatggcacctggctttgttttttgccactgtgtgacacgagagtgttgaactggatgggccactggcctgatccaatatggcttctcttatattcttaagtgatgttttgtattcttgatgctcaggaggggggcaacagtgggagggtttctagtgtcctggcctcactgatggacctcctgatggcacctgggttttggccgtgtgacatagagtgctggGCTGGATGAGCCTCTGGCCTAATACAGCACAGCTTCTCTAACCTTCTTAAATCCACAACTGGGAGGCTAGACAGTGAGGTAaaagtaaatcaaaagagtttccggctcaacatgaggaagagcttcctgaccgttcctcagtggaacaggcttcctcgggaggtggtgggctctccttccttggaggtttttcaacagaggctagatggccatctgacagcaatgaagatcctgtgaatttagggggaggtatttgtgagtttagagcagttcctcagtggaacaggcttcctcgggaggtggtgggctctccttccttggaggtttttcaacagaggctagatggccacctgaaagcagtgctgattctgtgaactgaggCACAtcacaaggagggcaggaagggtcgcatCAGCGCTTAGtcctcatggccccttcttacacgcccagggaaatgctgatggccactttgggctcagaaagcaatttttctctaggccagttatCCTGTTTGGGgggagttttggccatcttctgggcatggagcaggag encodes the following:
- the BCL6 gene encoding B-cell lymphoma 6 protein isoform X1, translated to MASPADSCIQFTRHASDVLLNLNRLRSRDILTDVVIVVNREQFRAHKTVLMACSGLFYSIFTDQLKCNLNVINLDPEVNPEGFGILLEFMYTSRLNLRESNIMAVMTTALYLQMEHVVDTCRRLLSSSEAEMMSAVKTPREEFLASRMLSHPEMMAYRTRDMSENGMPLRNGPVCDGRAFPTSLYSGLSGSPLSYTGYSPLPVNGYLFSDEELRESRMPLSDVSRANLFPRERPLPCNTSRAGAPEYTRPVADACPNACHAAVYSPKEAAADEVKGDAHYSPGPKPAAPLARNAPYFACDKVSKEEEKSSGEEEMSQRFEPTNAPMNRKVLTSPQSPQKSDCQPNSPTESSSSKNARISQSSGPPSAKSPSDPKACNWKKYKFIVLNSLNQSAKQESPDHNEAGSLSPRSYGPSLTCQQSMEPENMDVQSPSKMSVHGEDSTIPQASRLNSIVNRSLDASPRSMEGQSPLYLHSSKCSSCGSQSPQHSEMCLHTPGSNFGEEMGETRSEYSDSSCENGTFFCNECHCRFSEETSLKRHSLQMHSDKPYKCDRCQASFRYKGNLASHKTVHTGEKPYRCGICGAQFNRPANLKTHTRIHSGEKPYKCETCGARFVQVAHLRAHVLIHTGEKPYPCEICGTRFRHLQTLKSHLRIHTGEKPYHCEKCNLHFRHKSQLRLHLRQKHGAITNTKVQYRVSTAEVPPELPKAC
- the BCL6 gene encoding B-cell lymphoma 6 protein isoform X2 — its product is MASPADSCIQFTRHASDVLLNLNRLRSRDILTDVVIVVNREQFRAHKTVLMACSGLFYSIFTDQLKCNLNVINLDPEVNPEGFGILLEFMYTSRLNLRESNIMAVMTTALYLQMEHVVDTCRRLLSSSEAEMMSAVKTPREEFLASRMLSHPEMMAYRTRDMSENGMPLRNGPVCDGRAFPTSLYSGLSGSPLSYTGYSPLPVNGYLFSDEELRESRMPLSDVSRANLFPRERPLPCNTSRAGAPEYTRPVADACPNACHAAVYSPKEAAADEVKGDAHYSPGPKPAAPLARNAPYFACDKVSKEEEKSSGEEEMSQRFEPTNAPMNRKVLTSPQSPQKSDCQPNSPTESSSSKNARISQSSGPPSAKSPSDPKACNWKKYKFIVLNSLNQSAKQESPDHNEAGSLSPRSYGPSLTCQQSMEPENMDVQSPSKMSVHGEDSTIPQASRLNSIVNRSLDASPRSMEGQSPLYLHSSKCSSCGSQSPQHSEMCLHTPGSNFGEEMGETRSEYSDSSCGEKPYRCGICGAQFNRPANLKTHTRIHSGEKPYKCETCGARFVQVAHLRAHVLIHTGEKPYPCEICGTRFRHLQTLKSHLRIHTGEKPYHCEKCNLHFRHKSQLRLHLRQKHGAITNTKVQYRVSTAEVPPELPKAC